A region of Clostridia bacterium DNA encodes the following proteins:
- the rsmI gene encoding 16S rRNA (cytidine(1402)-2'-O)-methyltransferase — MVNGRLVLVATPIGHLGDMTIRALETLRSADAIYAEDTRHTLKLLRHYDIRVPLFSCHEHNERSRADEVVERVRSGETVALVSDAGTPAVSDPGQRIVEAVAGAGLPVTICPGPSAVLAALALSGFPPVPFAFLGFPPRKAAERRALLRDWRPRGATLVLFESPLRLAALLRDIAEVFGGGHAVAVARELTKIHEEIMRGTAAELHARCQAEPVRGECTVVVAPAPAEEAPGEAGDAWRAELARMLQQGVPPAKAAAAVAKAHGLKRSDVYRHALSSRDSPEER; from the coding sequence ATCGTGAACGGGCGGCTGGTGCTGGTGGCGACGCCCATCGGCCACCTCGGCGATATGACGATTCGCGCCCTCGAAACGCTGCGGTCCGCGGACGCGATCTACGCCGAGGACACCCGCCACACGCTGAAGCTCCTTCGCCACTATGACATCCGCGTGCCCCTCTTCTCCTGCCACGAACACAACGAGCGGTCGCGCGCGGACGAAGTCGTGGAGCGCGTGCGCTCAGGGGAGACGGTCGCGCTGGTCAGCGACGCCGGCACTCCGGCTGTCTCGGACCCGGGCCAGCGCATCGTCGAGGCTGTGGCCGGCGCGGGCCTCCCCGTCACGATCTGTCCGGGGCCGAGCGCGGTGCTGGCGGCGCTGGCGCTCAGCGGCTTTCCCCCCGTGCCCTTCGCGTTTCTCGGCTTTCCACCGCGGAAGGCGGCGGAACGGCGGGCGCTGCTGCGCGACTGGCGGCCGCGCGGCGCGACGCTCGTGCTGTTCGAGTCGCCGCTGCGGCTCGCGGCGCTGCTGCGCGACATCGCGGAGGTGTTCGGCGGTGGGCACGCCGTCGCGGTGGCGCGAGAGCTGACAAAAATCCACGAGGAAATCATGCGGGGGACGGCGGCGGAACTCCACGCCCGCTGCCAGGCCGAACCGGTGCGCGGCGAGTGTACGGTCGTGGTGGCGCCCGCTCCCGCAGAAGAGGCTCCGGGGGAGGCGGGCGACGCATGGCGTGCCGAGCTCGCCCGGATGCTTCAACAGGGGGTGCCGCCCGCGAAGGCGGCGGCCGCCGTGGCGAAGGCCCATGGGTTGAAACGGTCCGATGTCTACCGGCACGCCTTAAGCAGTCGCGACAGCCCCGAAGAACGATGA
- a CDS encoding cyclic-di-AMP receptor codes for MKMVVAVIQDKDAVKLMETLVAEGHRATKLASTGGFLREGNTTFLIGCADEEVESVLRVIREVCRAREQLVTPLSSAAGATDSYVPFPVEVTVGGATVFVLNVERFEKV; via the coding sequence ATGAAGATGGTGGTCGCCGTGATCCAGGACAAGGACGCCGTCAAGCTGATGGAGACGCTCGTCGCCGAGGGTCACCGCGCGACGAAGCTGGCCAGCACGGGTGGATTCCTGCGGGAGGGCAACACCACGTTCCTGATCGGCTGCGCCGACGAGGAAGTGGAGAGCGTGCTGCGCGTCATCCGCGAGGTCTGCCGGGCGCGGGAGCAGCTCGTCACGCCGCTGTCTTCGGCTGCCGGCGCGACCGACTCGTACGTGCCGTTCCCCGTGGAGGTCACGGTGGGCGGCGCGACCGTGTTCGTGCTGAACGTGGAGCGTTTCGAGAAGGTATGA
- a CDS encoding AbrB/MazE/SpoVT family DNA-binding domain-containing protein, with protein sequence MIKSTGIVRRVDDLGRVVIPIELRRTLDIGDKDSLEIYVDGDKIILRKYEPACVFCGSAQNVQVFRNKNICQDCIDQLARSARLSSAV encoded by the coding sequence ATGATCAAGTCCACAGGGATCGTCCGCCGCGTCGACGACCTCGGCCGCGTGGTGATCCCCATCGAACTTCGCCGCACCCTCGACATCGGAGACAAGGACTCGCTGGAGATTTACGTGGACGGGGACAAGATCATCCTGCGCAAGTACGAGCCGGCGTGCGTGTTCTGCGGCAGCGCGCAGAACGTGCAGGTCTTCCGCAACAAGAACATCTGCCAGGACTGCATCGACCAGCTGGCTCGTTCCGCCCGCCTGTCGAGCGCCGTCTGA
- the holB gene encoding DNA polymerase III subunit delta': MMPAPGAGAAGLAPGLAGRLLERDLRSGRVAHGYAFYGEPGLGQDAAAQAWAAALLCPEGGCGACRDCAMARERLHPDLLWVKPEGSSLRIAQVADACSFVARRPFQASRRVVVIEGAERLTEEAGNRLLKELEEPPAGAVFVLLASRPEAILPTIRSRCRPVPFRPWPAADVVASLVAEGVEERLARRAAALSGGNPGRARAYVQDPEWRAAADGVLEVLADGLGAGPVAATQWAERLKEWHGRGFAVLEWMELALRDAFAARTGGRLAWCDAAAAEAVAAAVPPHAHDAAREALAEARAALQANVNAVLTFEVLLVRLARAGRAAS; the protein is encoded by the coding sequence ATGATGCCGGCTCCGGGCGCGGGAGCGGCCGGCCTGGCGCCCGGCTTGGCCGGCCGGCTGTTGGAACGGGACCTGCGCAGCGGGCGCGTGGCCCACGGGTACGCGTTTTACGGCGAGCCGGGCCTGGGACAGGACGCGGCGGCCCAGGCCTGGGCGGCCGCGCTCCTGTGTCCGGAGGGCGGTTGCGGCGCGTGCCGCGACTGCGCCATGGCAAGGGAGCGCCTGCACCCCGACCTTCTCTGGGTGAAGCCGGAGGGCTCGTCGCTGCGCATCGCGCAGGTGGCGGACGCGTGCTCGTTCGTGGCGCGGCGGCCGTTCCAGGCTTCCCGGCGCGTCGTCGTGATCGAAGGCGCGGAGCGCCTCACGGAAGAGGCCGGCAACCGGCTGTTGAAAGAACTGGAGGAACCGCCGGCCGGAGCCGTGTTCGTTCTCCTGGCGAGCCGCCCGGAGGCCATCCTGCCGACGATCCGGTCGCGTTGCCGCCCCGTTCCGTTCCGGCCGTGGCCGGCGGCGGATGTGGTGGCCAGTCTGGTGGCCGAGGGCGTGGAGGAGCGGCTGGCCCGCCGGGCGGCGGCGCTTTCGGGCGGCAACCCCGGCCGCGCGCGGGCGTACGTGCAGGATCCCGAGTGGCGGGCGGCCGCGGATGGGGTGTTGGAGGTCCTCGCGGACGGGCTCGGCGCCGGGCCGGTCGCCGCGACGCAGTGGGCGGAGCGGCTCAAGGAGTGGCACGGGCGGGGTTTCGCCGTCCTTGAGTGGATGGAACTGGCGCTGCGCGACGCCTTCGCGGCGCGCACGGGCGGCCGGCTCGCGTGGTGCGACGCGGCGGCGGCCGAGGCGGTCGCCGCGGCGGTGCCGCCGCACGCGCACGACGCGGCGCGCGAGGCGCTCGCGGAAGCCCGGGCGGCCCTGCAGGCGAACGTGAACGCCGTGCTGACCTTCGAGGTTCTCCTGGTCCGGCTGGCGAGGGCGGGGCGGGCGGCATCGTGA
- the tmk gene encoding dTMP kinase — MGRLITFEGGERSGKTTQARILCQRLQERGVDAVFLREPGSTPLGEALRTILLSGEYDVSPRAEALLMAAARAQMVDAALLPALRSGKWVVCDRYADSSLAYQGGGLELGLEAIRRLNDWAVAGRWPDLTFLFDVDPALARARRKGDADRIERRDARFHERVREAYLKLAEEEPERFVVIDASLPQEVVADRVWTAVTRLIEGRTPA, encoded by the coding sequence ATGGGCCGCCTCATCACGTTCGAGGGCGGCGAACGTTCCGGGAAGACCACCCAGGCGCGCATTCTGTGCCAGCGCTTGCAGGAGCGCGGCGTCGACGCGGTGTTCCTGCGGGAGCCCGGCAGCACGCCGTTGGGCGAAGCGCTGCGAACCATCCTGCTTTCGGGCGAATACGATGTGTCTCCACGGGCGGAAGCGCTGCTCATGGCCGCGGCCCGCGCGCAGATGGTGGACGCGGCCCTGCTGCCGGCCCTGCGGTCGGGGAAGTGGGTCGTCTGCGACCGTTACGCCGATTCGAGCCTCGCGTACCAGGGCGGCGGGCTGGAGTTGGGCCTTGAGGCGATCCGCCGCCTGAACGACTGGGCCGTCGCCGGCAGGTGGCCGGACCTCACGTTTCTCTTCGACGTCGACCCCGCCCTCGCGCGCGCGCGGCGCAAGGGCGACGCGGACCGCATCGAGCGCCGGGACGCAAGGTTTCACGAGCGCGTGCGCGAAGCCTATCTCAAGCTTGCGGAAGAGGAGCCGGAGCGGTTCGTCGTGATCGACGCCTCTCTTCCGCAAGAGGTCGTCGCCGACCGGGTCTGGACCGCAGTCACGCGACTCATCGAAGGGAGGACGCCGGCATGA